The genomic window CATTAATAAAGGGGTAAATCAGGGCAATATGGATATTCCTGTGGTGGTCAATGAATCAATCCTCTTGACTACCCAGTCCTTATGACCACAGAGGACCTGCTAAGCCCAAGGAAGAGGGTaaggaaattataaattataCTGTTGGAGTGCAAGAAATTCCTATTTGTATGGGTAATGAAACTCACTGTCTACATATAACTTTTCAAATTTGGCTATCTATAGTTAAACATAATACTACCCAggattttcttaataaattttatatgctTCATGCATCTAGTTTTAGAAACAGGAGATTAATGCTACTAGGTCCATACATCTGTCATTTTGTGAGATGTAGGTTACCAAGGAGGGGTCCTACTGGGTACACTGGCAGCAACGTAAATGTGAGAAACCTCTAGTGCTTGTTAATATCTCCCACAGAGACGTCATTGCTTGGGGCCCTTGTGGCTTCCCTGGAGGAAAATATTCTCAGAATTAAGCTGGCAGCAGTATAGTTTGAATAGAACTGTGGAAATTAGCTCCATTGTTAATGAACCTATCCAATGGCATGGAGTCGGGATGTCAGGTCCTATGTTACAGTTTGGCAATTCAGTTCATACTAGTTTGTGGAAATTAGCAAGTGTCTTACACCCTCTTAGTATGGAAAGGAAAGTTAAGCATTAACGGTGGTAAGTACACTTTGTTCTTTAGATTAAAGccacactttattttattttattttacaataccattcagttctacataacagccacagattcccttgttctcacccctcctgccccctccccttccccccagcctacaccccattcccaccttctccagggcaaagcctccccagaggactagatcgacctggtagactcagtccaggcaggtccagtcccctcctcccagattgagccaagcatccctgcataaatcccaggtttcaaacaactaactcatgcaatgagcccaggacctggtaccactgcctagatgcctcccaaacagatcaagccaatcaactctctcacctattcagagggcctgatccagttgggggcccctcagcctttggttcatagttcatgtgtttccatttgtttggctatttgtccctgtgctttatccaaccttggtttcaacaattctcactcatataaaccctcctctttctcgctaataagactcccggcactccacccggagcctagccgtggatgtctgcatccagattcctcagtccttggatggggtttatggcacaactattagggtgtttggccatcccatcaccagagtaggtcagtcccggctgtctcttgaccattgccagtagtcttttgtgggagtatctttgtggatttctgtgggcctctttagcactttgtttcttccttttctcatgtggtcttcatttaccatggtcacctattccttgttctccctctctgttcttgatccagctgggatctcccgctctctttccctcgaccttcgcccttcattgctcccactcatgtccaggttgttcatgtagatctcagccatttctctgtcgttgggagatcctcgtgtctttcttgggttcctgttttccaggtagcctcactggtgatgtgagtagcagtccattcatccttgttccacatctagtatcctcctatgagtgagtacataccatatttgtctttctgagtctgggttacctcactcaggatgatttttttctagatccatccatttgcctgcaaacctcatgatgtcattgtttttctctgctgagtagtattccattgtgtatatgtgccacaatttatttatccattcttcagctgaagggcatctaggttgtttccaggtttttaaAGCCACACTTTTGTAGCATGTGTACAATTACCTTATATATTATTGAAAGGGCCTATACAATGGCACCCTAATAACTATAGTATCACTTGTTAATGCTGTACTCTCTGTATTAAAGCCAGTATATTATGGGATGTCACTTCTGACCACTTATATATTCTTAGAGCAAGGCCAACAGTCTGAATGCCAGTGAAGCTGTCGAGGCCATGGCAAGACTCATCTGTGCTGATTCTAGTTCAGAAACTTgctgaaagaatattaagaagaaCACGTCAGATGACTGGATTAATTATTGCTGTGGTTACGGGAATTATTGCATTGACTGCAACAGCTGGATTAGCCCTTCATGAAGAAATTCAAACTGCTGAATGTGTTAGTTTGACATCAGCATTCTGCAGAACTTTGGACTCAACAGTATAAAGTAGCTAGTGAGATAGTCGATGAAATAGCTGACTTGAAACAAGTTGTGTCACTTTCAGGAGAAAGAAACTTTGAAAGAACAAATCAAACTAAAATGTGATCCGAATATTACATCTTATTGTATTAAGGTTTAATGAAAACAAGTACAACTGGGAAAGGTTAAAATGCATTTGTTGAGtcaccctaattcttctcaagTGATTTATGATTTACAATAAGAAATTAAGTTGCCTGATGTATCTGGGATGGATGTTATGGCAAGCCTTGCAGATACCATAGCTTCCTTTAACCCTGTGTTTTCTTATCCTCATGACTGTCATGCTTGTTTTTGCTGTGATAACTTTACTGTCTTTGAAACATATTCTGGCTTATCCACATAAGAATATGGAACAACATGATAGAGAAAAGACTGTcttccgtgtgacatgaacaattatgtcaataatagaggacgggagatacgtgtcccacaggactaagctccctggaggtccctggcagagtgcccgtgtgatgcctccttctcgaaggagacatgcttcacagatcatgagctctctgggctatgggttctgtataactgcttttctgataatgttctaagtaatctataaaacacagccaaaattagtgaatgcttgggttgtgaactatggaggacaggggaagctggacatggaccttatttagatataacagaatgagctattccttaaagacctcaagccactagataatagaaagtataatagttcaggcacttctagggaatgaacactcacccactgggaatcctttaggaatcccaactaaagtgatttatggcagaaaacattatctcataggaggcagatgatgggcccctctgttgaggaagttcagcatggaaaacttaaggactacagcagaaccccttcccctcacaggtgtaaaagtacaagggtccatattccagcaggtaaaaagattttatattagaagagatatatggtaaagaactgaagaaagacttagggaagatctgcagcatccaaattggctaaatgggtcatgagaaccagaaaagtaaaaatgaattataaactAGCAAGCGGctgataaagatgaaggacacagctgcaagaagcctacacaagtctagggaccatactaagtttaaaaaacacagactgctctgtTGGGTATtaaagttcttgtgggtgaagggatatgtctagcaccGATTAATAACTGTGTTCTtggtgttttttaaagatgatgtaattgaattattgccaagctcttgttgttccttgtatgacttgatagttttcttttctgtatataaactactgatttgcaaaagtaaaattgcagcagattcaaaccacttctgagtgtgttgtctgtctgtcattcgccgaatccttgccttcctgactacccaagctctGATCCCCTACGGTCGTGGTACCCCcgatgggccagtccgtggcaacTGTGTGGCTGTATAATCCTCAATGTAATTGAAATAGCTTAAACAAAGGGGGAAAATCTAGAAGAAGAATTAGTAGAGTCATTGTATCTAGGGTAAACATTAGAATGAAATAGTTGTTTTCACTGTATCTAGAGTAAACATCAGAATGAATAGTTGCTTTCTGGAAGTACTTTGACTTTGAAGAAATCATTGTGGAAGACAGTGATGGCTTTCTGTTATCTGTAGACTTATTTTTCTGAAGCAGCTTTACAGCCTTTGCATGACTTTGGTGACAAGACCATTCTGGCACACCTGGATATCTTGGATTGCTGGATGCTGCAAACAGTGCACAATAAGAACTAAAGTTGCAGAGGTGTGATGCTTTCCTTTTAGATTAGATCAAGGGCTTTGGAATTCGAAACTTGTTTTACCCCCAAaacagctgtagctagagtttttctctccaggtcccgccaagctcCGGCAGTCctatagcccacttataaaataaacatacagcgcttatattatttaaactgctcggccattagctcaggcctaccactgtctagctcttactcttatactcagcccatttttgttaatctatatgtcaccacgtgttccgtggctttatctgCTGCCTTAACATGATACTCCCTGGACGACAGggtggtgtctcctcctctcagccttcctgttctctcaattatCCTCTCTGCtcgtcccgtctatacttcctgtccggctactggccaatcagtgttttatttatcaatcaatcatccacagcaaacaGCTTTTGTGTAACACTCGATAAATAAGCCTCTGCACAGCTGTTAGAGGGTCAATTTGTAGAAACTCTTCCTCCCTGCTGCCAGAGAGCCTAAAATTCATCTTGGAGTGACCCTCTTTCTTTGATCATCCTGTGCCACACAGAACCCCTGACAACTTTATCCTTAACCAGTTTAATATATGGAGACAATACATTTTAGGTAATTTTCTCATCCCCAGAATGGTAACTAAAATTATTTGAGTCAAAGACCTGAGCAGTGAGTATACACATAAGTTTATGTAAGTGAACATTTTGTTGAATATCTAGATTTTGCTTAATCTCCCAATTCTCAGTTCACTTTACATCCCATCACAAGAATGAATAATAGATATGATAAAGGGGATAGGCTGGCTGTTACTCTTCTACATTTGCATTCTTAtacctgcccaggaatggtacaACCCACAATGGGATGGACCTTTctacatcaataattaatcaagaaaatgcccctacagatttgcctacatctttaaaggaattttttttcatttcctctttaatggaatttttcatttcctctttaagggaagtttttatttcctctttaagggagtttttcatttcctctttaaggaaagtttttatttcctctttaaggtagtttttcatttcctctttaaggaaagtttttatttcttctttaagggaattttttatttcttctttaagggtctctatcatcttcttaaagtcatttttaggatttatttcttccgtttcttctgtcttggtatgttcaggtcttgcaggtgtagaatcactagattctgatgttgtcatataggtctttatgttgttgcctgtatttttgcactggcgtctacccatcgcttcctctgctcggtgcaggcagtgtctgtgtctgaaggtgcctctcttgttctaatttttagtcttggttcactaggagttcttggttaaattggtgctgttgggctctgtttctttggGAACAGCTTAGTCaaatcagtgttagtgggttctgtctcagggagcagctgttcACAGTTGGTACAGGGTGTGCTTATGGTTTTTAGTGGTTGTTAGGTTCGTATGTATagtgttagtttttttgtttttgtttttagtttttttttggtgggggagcagggaaaggtagccgTCTGGTCGATgggtagggcctaggggctaCAGACTCTTGAATACGTATAATGTGGATCAGTCCAGCCAAACGTAAGTGTTCCCTGTCTCTGCAGCTAGCTCAGataaccagatgcttctgataaaTGCCCCCATTGCCCAAATTCCCTCCTGACCTTTGACTAGCCAGGGTCCTGACCACCTGTACCCAATTTCAGCTTGAAACAGCTATAGAAGAGCATCATCCCTGCCCCCCTCAAAACAGGCTAAAGGGCTAAATCCAAGAAAAGCCCCTGGCATAAGGGACAAATTGGCTACCTAATGCTCATTGATATATACCAGGAAACTGGACCCAATATTGTCAATTgatatttattaactaaaatggctCTGCAATaggataagacacttgaccttctttctgcagaaccaaagaggtatTGTATGGCCTTATTTCTATGTAAATCATTCaagattataatctggctgtacttaGAGATCAGAACTAcaactttaaaaatgataatagaGCTTTAAAGTGGTAATAGATTCAGATATCACTGCCCATGGCTTAAAaaaatgtctctccttactcAGGGTCTATTTGGGCCTAGGCCTTACATTCCTAGGTAAATTTATCCTTGGTAAATTTATgtattcagattaacaaaagctaacttagagatttaAACCtctagaaattttaaataaatgatgacaTATGTTTGATAAACAAGATGTATATCCCATGATGGAGTTTCTGGTCCCCCAAGAGAATCCTTTTCTCAAAGGAaaccttttctcagagttgggccacACCCTGACTCGCAAGCCCCCTTTGTCTGGTTCCCATTTGGCCCTGGGATCTTTCCCttgtcactcttctttgccttctcggGAGACAGTAAATCCTAGCCTTATGGAAGCTGCTAAGATATGGGAGACTTAGGGAATACTAGCTGATAGTCAGCCATTCATACCTAATAGACAGGTAGTCCTCAAAttctcagagatctgcagaatatggcattttaaatgttgatcaaaaagcttattatatcagacagagactcccagatccttacagtgacccaaggtctctgaAGAAGATTATGAGGCACCATGATGTCTCCACCTGGATGATGGCAATGCTGACCtctgggcaagatgccccaatgtgacacctgccaccaggacctggcccagactgtggacaaacaGCAGGACATTGGAGAATTGACTGCACCCCTTTTGCCTAGACAAAATAAGATCGGCCTGCCCTATGTCCCTCTTCCATGGGAAAAACTCCCACCTTATGGATCTGGGGACtaaagattgatgctgttctgatactTCTGCCTCAATGATGTAGAGACCTGGGTATGGACTGGTCCCTGGAGACCTGAGTATGGACTGGTCCCTGTCATTTTTAACAGATACAAAAGCTACTTGATCTGCACTCAGATATGATTTAATCCCTCTCAGATCTCTGATTCCATTTGATGACCAGGCTTTGcctcagctgccttctcagttccCTATGTAAATTCACAGGTCCCCCTCTCCTAGGGCTTCTATTAGGTCTAGACATAATTTACCTTGTTACCAGATCAAATaaactcacagaacagatttcagtgtaactttttactattgacTGCTCTCAGTATATCCTGGTTTGTTTATATGTAGATAGGAAAACTGTCTCACTTCTACTGACTCTGATGATGTTTAGGGaaaccttcctcctccttcactcactcaaccacttccattcagtaaataTCTTCTGGTTAtagattttaaaacatgtttcatTGGGCTTAAGCCCAGGAAATGTTCATACCTTTTAATCCAAAGCCATAAGCCTTTTGATAAATCTATTGCAGCTGTCTGACAGACACCTGCAGGTTCCTGGGGAAAGTTCTGCGACTatatcaagaaatctggtctgatgaaaacgTAACAGTTTCCAGAGCCCATTTTGACCCCACCCATTTTCAAGCATATTTTGcagtttccctcctcctgcctgggccaaggctgacctgtagctagagttttccttcctggcccacagtcaggacaaatctctctcactcgccagtcccacagccactcagacccaaccaagtaaacacagagacttatattgcttacaaactgtatgaccgtggcaggcttcttgctaactgttcttatctcttaaattaacccatttctatgaatctataccttgccacgtggctcgtggcttaccggcatcttcacatgcgacTTGTcatagtggcagctggcagtgtgtctgactcagccttccacttcccagaattcttctcctccttgtcccgcctatacttcctcctgcctaactactggccaatcagtgttttatttactaaccaatcagagcaacacatttgccatacagaacatcccacagcactgacccATAGAGGGTCCTCCCGATATGCCAGCCCTTGCACCAGCTCCAAGGAAGCCAAACACCAACTGAGGATGCCAACTGGGATGgatgcacccccacctccagagaaacagcagatgtgatAGCTCCTATGCTCCTGATTTGTTGTGCCATTCCtccaagctcctggaacatcaCTGCTGCAACCCACCTTCTCAcctccctcaaggaacagacaGATCTCCACAATGAgagctaactgaatgcttcttcactcatgcCTCCAGCCATGCGTGACTCCCGTCTTCACCCTGGGGTTAGCAAGAAGCAGTCTTGAGAATTTGGTGCCGTCATCCCGCCCCCTCTTGCTATCAATAACTCATCTTTTTATAATAGTCAAAATGGAGGAATGCTAGCATTCTGACCCCGCCCTTGGGGCCACCCTGTGTCCCGATGTAAAAGTCTCCTTAAAGGAaaaacccctccctcctctcttccatccccttcctccttccccaccatGAGGTGTACACACCTCTggtttccttcccttctgtctttctttctctctccttctttctctatctttctatctctctattataataaattctctccacatggatgcagtgcctggggtgtgagtgactttccacaCGCCACAGCCCTCCACATCTGCATGGCATGTTTCCCTCAACCATGGGACACCTtggcccagccagccagggcctcCTGCGAGCCACATCATTAcggtggttttctgtgatggtctgtgTCTGCTGCAAAgggaagcttccttgatgagggatgagagttAAGCTTACCAAGCAGAGATGGCTCACAAACCTGTTCCATGCTTGTCTAAATGTTCCAGGCTGCATCTTTTTTCCTTCTATACTGATGATTTAAGACCCTGAACCTCTAGGTGGCCATGGTCTGGCAAATCCGGACAGTGAACAACACTCTGGGTCTTGGTTTTACTAAAGACTTGTCTGAGGGTCTCTGAACACAAATTAACTTCCTGATCATCAAGTCCACAGGATtcttgaagtttctttttttaatatctatATTTTTGAAAGATATGTTTTTTATTGTGAATTAAAATATGACTacatctttctccctcttccctttatCCCTTCCACATATTTTAATAGTATTCTGTTGAATGACCATCCTAAATTTTATGGGGAAAACAATATGTTCTTTGATACacacttgttttaaatttttcactgctgaaaaaaagtacatatttatattttaacatatgCCTACTTGTTTCCTGAAAGTCTATACTTACGACAGATTCTTAAATATCTTTGGCTTGCACATGTAATAGTAAACACCTGGGGACATAATCTGTGGTCAACATTTTGTACTCATTTTTATTATGAGTGAGAAAAAAAAGGCTGAGCTTTTCAGTAAGTGACTGGATGTGTTATTCCTGTGTTTTGCAAGCCTCAGCTGATTTTTAAAAGGGGAAGAACATTATCCTCAAAATatcctttaaagaaaatatctttgTGAAAACACTCATCTCTATGCTgataaaatataaggaaaaaaactTAAGGATATGCATGAAGTTTATGTGCTACTTTGGGAACTCAGTATTAGATTAGACATGCTTGTGACCTAACATATTGTCCTTTTCActatagaaaatattatttccatAAGCAGGGCTTCTTCCTCCAGAGCAGCCTTCTCCGGGCCACACCGCTGAAGCCTGATGACAAGGAAGTTGGGGAAGCTGTTGCCCTTCAGAAGCCACATCCTCACTCCTCAAGCACTGGCAGCACAGTGGTCTCTGAACTCTGCCCAGTTATCTTTGCCCATTGTTCCTGGGTCTTTGAGGATCCCAATATTGCTGGGTGTGTGGATTGTCCCTTCTTCCCGACTTCTTCATTCTAATCATGTGTTCTTCATGCCAGAAATCCATTGTGCAATTAGCCTCATCCAAGTTCCAAGCATCTTTATACACAGTTTTCTAGAGCTGACCTGGCCTGTTGAAACGGAAATGAAAATGGTGGTGCAATCAAACTGGCATGCTTCCAAAGCTCACTGTTCCACATAGCCCAGTGTTCAGGAAGACGTTCAACCTACTTTACCCTCGATGTTCCTATCTGCAGGAAGCACTTTATTAGCAACCTAACAGGGGGCAGCAAGATTAAAAGAGGGCTCAAAAACACATGCCACAAACCCTGAGAGAAGAAGGGGTCCTCTGCGAGGACCAGTAGACAGGCTGACCTGAGTCCCACAAGAGCCTTAGCTTCTTTCCTGTCCTCCTGTTTTTTATATGTGAGATGTAATCTTGGTTCCTGgggctatgattttttttttgttattgttgttgtttgtttgtttgtttgtttagacagggtttctctgtttaacaatcctggctgtcctggaactccctttgtagaccaggctggccttgaactcacagaaatccgcctgcctctgtctcccagtactgggattaaaaaatgtgtgccaccaccaccctgcagtctgttttctttatgcattcaaactctggtgttttgttgttgttgttgttgctaggaGGAGAGGGATGGAAGTGTCCTGAAGTTTTTATTTCAGAGTTCAGCAGGCTGATGGGTGACCCCCCCCCATGGGACTGTCTCAGGGCCACCTCCCTGTTTCCCtggcctttctctcttccctaggCTTCTTCCTACCTTCTCCCAGTCAAGCTGCTGAAGGCTGCAAACAAGAAAACTAAGAAAGTCACCACACTTGCACTTCAGCAACTATAGGCAGGAAGTAGTGTGTGCAGGAGGTAGTGGGTGCAGGAGGTAGTGGGTGAGGGAGGTAGTGGGTGCAGGAGGTAATGGGTGCGGGAGGTAGTGGGTGCGGGAGGTAGTGGGTGAGGGAGGTACTGGGTGCGGGAGGTAGTGGGTGCGGGAGGTACTGGGTGCGGGAGGTACTGGGCGAGGAGGTACTGGGTGCGGGAGGTACTGGGTGCGGGAGGTAGTGGGTGCGGGAGGTAGTGGGTGCGGGAGGTAGTGGGTGTGGGAGGTATTGGGTGCGGGAGGTAGTGGGTGCGGGAGGTACTGGGTGCGGGAGGTAGTGGGTGCGGGAGGTACTGGGTGCGGGAGGTACTGGGCGAGGGAGGTACTGGGTGCGGGAGGTACTGGGTGCGGGAGGTAGTGGGTGCGGGAGGTAGTGGGTGCGGGAGGTAGTGGGTGTGGGAGGTACTGGGTGCGGGAGGTACTGGGTGCGGGAGGTAGTGGATGCAGGAGGTAGAGGGTGCAGGGGGTAGAGGGTGCAGGGGGTAGAGGGTGCAGGGGGTAGTGGATGCGGGAGGTAGTGGTGCAGGAGGTACTGGGTGCAGTGGTGCTGCTCTGGCTTCAGCTGGGAGGCTCATCCCCTGCtgcctgacctccacaggcaggaggctgggTGTCCCAACTGTCAGGCTCCCCCTTGATTATGGCTGCTTTCCCACAGCCTCCTTGGGCAGCCAGGGTCTCCTTGCTCCTACCTGGAAATGCTGCCCCTTGCAGAAGTtgactttttcttaaaattttaaagaaaaagtcttATGCTttgtaataggttttctgtatccCGGTAATAGGTGTCTCCACTGACActgtaagccagatcaagccgaacTGAAAGAGTAGAACAGGTTTAtgtgagcaaagcaactcccaggtgggttttccagttccagagattGGGGCCAGAGAAGCCACACTCCGGAAACTGAAGCAGGGAGATTACATAGCCTGTAGCCGGGGTTGGTgatgtgtccaccacaagctgggtttgtgatatggtcaaaagctggaatgcttaggtggggacttgggcaGCTGGCAACAGGGAAGGAAGTTGCCATAGTCACTAGGGATGTGGAGCTGGGCTCTTTGGCGCCTTTTCcttgttggagattctctgagagggcgggtttggagagagagagagagagagagagagagagagagagagagagagagagagagagagagagagagagagagagagagagaaatggggcttTCCACATCATGCAGGGgcgagctggaggttccaaccgaACACTTTGCAATTTTTAGAACTGTTTTCCAGACTTAATTGCTTTTAAGGAGTAAGATGATCTCTGAAATGTCTCTTCCCCTCCTGCATTCTCTGTCCACACTGGTAATCTGCCTTCTTGAACAATTACAGCACCATCACGCTTTACTAAACCAAGATATGTGCCGTCTACTATGACACTGCATTATTACTGCAGCTGGGTTCCTCTGTCCACAtctcatttctgtttttaaaactcaaagcTACCCTCTATGATAGGTTCTAAACGGGTCCCTTGTCTAGTCAGCTCACTGTGTCCACATGCTTCCGCCATTCTGTAATTCTTTCCCTATTTACTGGATCTCCTTTTTTGATGACGTATTTTCATATccacctcttttcttcttttgatttaa from Peromyscus leucopus breed LL Stock unplaced genomic scaffold, UCI_PerLeu_2.1 scaffold_1306, whole genome shotgun sequence includes these protein-coding regions:
- the LOC119087108 gene encoding extensin-like, with translation MSLPAEARAAPLHPVPPAPLPPASTTPCTLYPLHPLPPAPSTSCIHYLPHPVPPAPSTSHTHYLPHPLPPAPTTSRTQYLPHPVPPSPSTSRTQYLPHPLPPAPSTSRTHYLPHPIPPTPTTSRTHYLPHPLPPAPSTSRTQYLLAQYLPHPVPPAPTTSRTQYLPHPLPPAPTTSRTHYLLHPLPPSPTTSCTHYLLHTLLPAYSC